The genomic region AGCACGGCGGTGGCGCGAGGGGAGTAAATACATTACGATGAAGGCGTTTCATGCACCTGAAGGCTGGAAACTGAAGCCATACAGCTGTTTGAgccactgcagctgctgctcagaGCTCACTGGTCTAAGGGAGCTGACAGAAGGCACAGACAGCTGTACGGGTGAAGGCTCTGTGGCACTTGGTGTCCTCCTGCTGGTCACAAGAGCACACTGCACTCCTCGTGGATTCATTAATGTGTGTGCGTTTTTCTATGCGGTGGCCACGGCGAACACGCTGACCACACAGTACATGGTGCGGTTTTCCCACCTCACCGTGCAGCTCCCTACAGACACGAAAAACCAATGAGAAAACGTCTATAGTCGCACATCGAGGAGGGGAACAACACCCCAAAATCAACACATACCGTCCATGGCAGTGTCCCAGTAGCAGGAGTTGGCTGTGTGGAGGCCGGCACCTGTTTTCTGCATCACAGCACACGTCACTGTGCACAAACAAAGTCACAAGAATTAGTTTTAAAGCGTCTCTTTATGTTATCTGGTTTCATTATTTTACCCCGAGGACAAACGAGgacaaacacataaaagattttttaaaaacatctctggatcagctgatttttttcctctacagtaactgttttatgttaaaaacaaaacaaaacaaacaaaactgtttcCATGTGGTACAGGGCCCCCTGGTGGGCTGGTATTGCAGAAATTTGTGAAATTGATTTATATAAACGTattagttatatatatatatatatatatagcaatgAAGTTTGTATCTGAGTGGCAGCTGGATCACACATTGGCCTCAACACTTTAACAGTTTAAAGCCAACAGTCTgagatttttatgttttttgagtTAAATCTTCAAGTGAATCCATTACCCTCCTCTATTTTTAGAAGAGATTAGAGATTGACATgagagtgaagatttaagattGGCTGGGCCCCCTGGgactttcttgtttttgagtGACAATTCATAGGAGGGCAAACATAAGAGCATGAAAAGGTTAACTCTAACAGTAACAAATACACACCGATGTACTTGTACGGCTTGCCCTGTTTGACGAGCTGCGTGAGGCAGCGCTCCACGATGTTCGCCGTCCACTTGTTCACCTGACTCTGGCTGTAGTCTCCGCCGCCCACGACGTTCTCAAtgcactgacacaaacacagagaaacgGCATCACAGCGCTCAGAGTCATGTGTTAGTCAGCCGGTGTTGCTGGCGCCCGAGGAGACTGAGACAAAGAGGCAGTGAGTGCAGCTTGTTTCTGAAGGTTTTTCTGAGGTTTTAAAGATACTTTTTTATTATCTTGAATTTTCCCAGGAGCACAGAAAAACTACGCAAGCTTAGCAATGAAACACAAATCAAAAAGCTTTAAATTAtgtgcaaaaatgaatgacgcgtaaaagttacatttaaaaataggaGTGTATTTGAGCTGTTTACATGGCTAGATTTAATTATTAATCTTTAGTCAATCAAACTAAACCGTTTACTACACAATCGAAGCATCTCTCCATAACAACCTGCTGTTGAAACTTCTATTTTTATGACTTAATACTTGGGAAAATGTtaaatgtgcttttgttttactcCCCAAAGAACAAAATCAGTGTTTGTTTAATAAAGACCTGAAAAACATGACGACACTGTGGCGCAAAATGGGTTAAGACATTAAAGGGATTTATAACGCTGCATATAAAAGTAAACCTTACTTCTTTGACTATGGTGTCAGCTTCTTCTGCATTGAATGAGCCCTAAAATAGAGAAAGCAGATCATCAGGTCATAATAAAGATAACATGACAGGACTTTAGTTAAATAAACATACGTTTATGGAAAAATGCTAAAGTGACCCATAGGATCACTTTAGCAACACTTTTTAGCAACAGATTTAACCTTATTGGAGCACGTAAACGTTTATTTTTAACAACACATTAAGCAGTAAAAGCAACAGCAGATTATTTTGAAtattataaattatatttattgattttaggacgtttgcattaaaaaaaatcgcCGCTATCACTGGGAGTGGCTAGctagctcatttctgctgtcactggTGAAAACGGTGAATTCGGATCAGGACTAACCTCGCTTCCGTTATGAAATTCCTCCATTCCTCCTGTCATCTGACACCGGCTAGGGCTACTTTTTTTCTTactgacagaagaaaaaacaaagccagAAAAACCTTTTGTTCACAGATAAAGCGACAGGAGCTCTTAGGGACTTCCGGAGGAGCTGTCAGTGGAGTCAACGACGCACGAAAAGAGCGATCCGAACCCGGAGGGAGTACCGGTGCTTAGCTGACCGCTGACCCCTAATGGAGGCTCAGTGAAATACAGCCTTGAGACAGAAATACAGATTgcctaaattaaaaatgtacatgCTTGACAAGGTACAGCAGATTGAATTTGGAAGAATGTGAATGCATTGAAGGAACATTTCtgtcagaaatgtttttttgtttttttgtttttttttatgagatCACTTTTAtttgttgagtatctgaggctgagaccacgggactgtaaaaacatgatttttgggcttcatttctttaCTGAAgagtcattttaagattaattagtaaataacaattagctaatacTGTTCATGAGACTAGTCATCttactttggtaatgtaaatataatatggccaatattatatgtattattattattattattattattattattatgatttattacagcagtaagcttgaactctgtgtcaaatactgagcttcagtaaagatttggctcaatgcttacacgTATGTGTAAAAGGAAAATTTACGagctgtgaaaactgtttctgataaaatgaagagtagactgatatatgaaatattcctttaatgggtgagaaaatcagaccatgtcataactgctttaagtcatacagaatagatatcagagccttaaacaggctgacttctgctaaatggttcaaactgggcagaaagtctacaaacacataacatccttatagaatatgatgtaacactatagatcaacttacctcagaatatataaagcatataaacaattacaacaatatgatgcaacaaacacagcagtactactaattcaaaatactcaaagcttcatagaactgaaacaaacatttatttttaggtccattctgctgctgatacatactttaggtttctgaatattacacttgttgctgcctttcatagtgtgtaacttgaatgtcctgagtactttctcccacactgaaaacactgcaatgataaaattatttgaacattacctaataagactgattcaggacagacaattagttatattaaacttttctagcagtccttcacaaacagggaacagtctgtctattctctccatctgtcagctgctgctggctcttcctcctcctcttcctcacacactgctgagtttgtcctggtggatcatcaggggtgcaaagcctcacagatgatgtgcagcagtgggtccctcagtctgtcctcactctggacacttgcagttgtcacacatggaaatcaaatgtgtgataagctgcaggattcaaacacaagtgtaacttataaatgaatgttcatacttttgttacacaatcagagagaaagaaacagagagagagcgcaGGTGACAGTCTcgggtgtatacactgctacaaaacagcacaaaagaaggaggattgtgttattacgaaacaagaagagttcccagatgacACAGTGGACACaagtgtgactcctgtgattaaagcatctttctttcagcttaacgagtgaaccgtcagctcgttcaaacacacgttaaagtctgtttggctcgacaccaccgaacagaggcagcaataaaacatagctaacattaacagtgcagtggatcctgcttgtgccgtgatattcaggactgcaaaccgagcagcatcactgactttcagcttgttgtgtttgtggatatatgactgactttaattatccataaaatcatcacattctctgtaagattaaagtcaactattgaacggcgtatattttgaagtaaaggctttaaaaccaagttagtacaaacatcgataatgtcacataactttcccgacatgtggccaacagtaatgttttaatgttcttcattataaaaacatttgcgcataaataagtgacataatattcagtacttacttatgaaagtttactcttccgccgtttttttcggcgaaattatccacaccaccgccgcgctatgaaatctgggatatgttgggccataaAGTCTACACCGACCCacccttaaaattcagggaaattaagggcgcatttgagggccgcatttcgagctgcctttgaattgggacagccttcgttgtGTCGCTGCACTCTCAGAAATAGAGGTACGAGAGAAGAACATTTTTGTACCTATaggtacattttttaaaaatgttcccTTAAAAGTATAATACTGATCTTTAAAAGTCCAGAAATGCCCCTTTAAAGGTTCAATTTGAAATAAAGTACAAATCTGTACCATTTTGACCTGTACTGCAGTGACAGTGGCAGAATGTGGTAATGGGTCAGCATGGGAAAATCTGGATGGGCCTGGTTAATTGTAAAATTCATATGAGATGTGAGTGTGCTCATAAAAGCTACATGTTATAATCAAATCTGTTGGTCCTCTCCTCTGTATGTAAATTatcctatgatgcaaagaaTATCTGTAACCTACCGTTGTGTAAGTTatgttaaattatattttaaaaaaaaaacacacacacacacacacacaatgacatgCAGGCACAACcaaatgatgttaaaaaaaattggtccatttccattttattaaGTTCCAGTtataatttttaatgttttaaatctttcaaaaaCGTGAAATCATTTTACTGTTATGTTTGGccatttacttttttactttcactACATCCTAGAATTGTTCATTAATTGTGAGGTTTTTATGGAATTTGCAACATCAAGTTAAACCGAGGTTCTTTGGAAGTTAAAATGTCAAGCAGATTTTTATGTTACGGTGACTACATTTTGTAAGTTACAAATATAGTTCGCCAAGACAGCATAACGGTTTCTAAACAACTGCGCATTAATACCACAATGTTGTATTTTCATGTGTCAAGtgtgtgacgtaatcggccttaaaatgcagcctttaaggctgcagaccatgaattgggatacagcccaaatccggtcattggtacttcctggcttgtgtagttactaggtaacaaaagctcaacactgcccctagcgtcctggagcacgtTGTGTTTtgggagtttgcaagtgtttgggagtttgcaagtgtttgggAGTTTGTACGCGCTtcgtctctaggggccaccgtatacTTCGAATAGAGACACCCTTTGTCGCGtcactgtgacgtaatcggtctacaaatgtgTACTACGAAGCGTGCGGTcgctgaattgggacacagctaacatgtcttgaagttctccagaagcttggtaatgaactaatcatttgattcaggtgtgttgaccaaGGGTgagaacctgcaggacaccagcccttgaggcctggagttcgacacccctgcatAGAGTAAGCAGTGCTAAAATATAAAATCTCGATCCATCCT from Astatotilapia calliptera chromosome 23, fAstCal1.2, whole genome shotgun sequence harbors:
- the LOC113016175 gene encoding dynein light chain Tctex-type 1-like, encoding MTGGMEEFHNGSEGSFNAEEADTIVKECIENVVGGGDYSQSQVNKWTANIVERCLTQLVKQGKPYKYIVTCAVMQKTGAGLHTANSCYWDTAMDGSCTVRWENRTMYCVVSVFAVATA